agagaaagagagcgagtgagagagagagagacacagagagagacacagagagacacagagagagagagacagagagagaaagagagcgagtgagagagagagagagacctatttATTCTACTATTACTCTTGGAGGAGAGACCCGTGTCAGACGTCAGCTGGCAGGCAGGGGGGAAGGCCACATCCTCTGGCCGTGCTCGTGCACAGACACACTCTAAGAAGGAGGATACATTTTAAAGGATAATGTGAGTGAACTAGATGGAGGATCAGGGGACCAGACCATCATTGATCCAACACTCCTTAACATGAAAATAAATCTTAACTGTAACAGTCATCGACAGTTCAGAGGTCAATTCCACCAACCACCTTAATCCCCTAGAATTTGATAAGTTAGTATGACCCCACTTCCTTCCTGCTTCATCGAACATACTCTCATGAGtatcccaaatcgcaccctattccctataaagtacactacttttgacaaagACCCTTGGTATGCACTTAGACCGGCTATGTCTGAAACATGAATACTTTAAGGGGGGGGTACTGCTTTAAGGAGTTTGGTTCTGCTGCAGAATTCTCTGTCAAATATAACACATTACAACAGTGCTACACAAGGCTACACAAGGCTCCACGAGGCTCCATGCACCACCACAAGGCTCCACGAGGCTCCACGAGGCTCCAGGCAGCTCCACGAGGCTCCATGAGGCTCCACGAGGCTCCACGAGGCTCCACGCGGCTCCACGCACCACCACGAGGCTCCACAAGGCTCCACGAGGCTCCACGCAGCTCCACGAGGCTCCACGCAGCTCCACGCGGCTCCACGCACCACCACGAGGCTCCACGAGGCTCCATGCAGCTCCACGAGGCTCCACGAGGCTCCACGCAGCTCCACGCGGCTCCACGCACCACCACGAGGCTCCACGCGCCACCACGAGGCTCCACGAGGTTCCACACAGCTCCACGCGGCTCCACGCGCCACCACGCAGCTCCACCCACGACCACGAGGCTCCACACGGCTCCACGAGGCTCCACGCGGCTCCACAAGGTTCCACGCGGCTCCACGTGGCTCCACGTGGCTCCACGCGGCTCCACGCAGCTCCATGAGGCTCCACGAGGCTCCACGCAGCTCCACAAGGCTCAACGAGGCTCCACGCGGCTCCACGAGGCTCCACGCGGCTCCACACGGCTCCACGCAGCTCCACACGCCACCACGAGGCTCCACGAGGCTCCACGCGGCTCCACACGGCTCCACGCAGCTCCATACGCCACCACGAGGCTCCACACGCCACCACGAGGCTCCACGAGGCTCCACACGGCTCCACGAGGCTCCACTCAGTCTTGTGATTATTGGGTTGATGTGAAGCACAGTGTGAAGCTCTGTTTTATGATTATTACCTGAGGGAGTCAGTGCTCATGTCATTTTCAGCTTTTTAGGTGTAGGCCTTCGGTACTTAAGTCTTTTACCGCTGAAATGActttatatatgtatttttgcAGCTAATATAGCTTTTATGTGCATCCACTGTTCTGGATGTTCCAGTCTTGTATGTACATCCACTGTTCTGGATGTTCCAGTCTTTTATGTGCATCCACTGTTCTGGATGTTCCAGTCTTTTATGTGCATCCACTGTTCTGGATGTTCCAGTCTTGTATGTACATCCACTGTTCTGGATGTTCCAGTCTTGTATGTACATCCACTGTTCTGGATGTTCCAGTCTTTTATGTACATCCACTGTTCTGGATGTTCCAGTCTTTTATGTACATCCACTGTTCTGGATGTTCCAGTCTTTTATGTACATCCACTGTTCTGGATGTTCCAGTCTTGTATGTACATCCACTGTTCTGGATGTTCCAGTCTTGTATGTACATCCACTGTTCTGGATGTTCCAGTCTTTTATGTACATCCACTGTTCTGGATGTTCCAGTCTTTTATGTGCATCCACTGTTCTGGATGTTCCAGTCTTGTATGTACATCCACTGTTCTGGATGTTCCAGTCTTTTATGTACATCCACTGTTCTGGATGTTCCAGTCTTGTATGTACATCCACTGTTCTGGATGTTCCAGTCTTTTATGTGCATCCACTGTTCTggatgttccagtctgtgataagTGGAACATACACAGTAAAAAATGGATAGTTGTATGAACTATCTATTCTTCCTGCTACGCAACCATGTTCATGTCAATaactgatttcacctgtattgCTGCACCTTGCACTCCAGAGTCAATCTCAACACAGTTAAAAGTATACTCAAGTATTTGATTTATCATAGTGATTAGGAGTAACATTAAACAGGAAAAACCTCAAATGACTTAAATAGGAGAATAATCAATGATAAGAGGATAGTCAGGTGAGCTGATTATTATGATATGGGAATGACTTGTCCAGGTTAGCTTTATCAAAATGGATATCATagctgctgctgtgtgtgtgtgtgtgtgtgtgtgtgtgtgtgtgtgtgtgtgtgtgtgtgtgtgtgtgtgtgtgtgtgtgtgtgtgtgtgtgtgtgtgtgtgtgtgtgtgtgtgtgtgtgatttcgtTGACCCCTAAAACCCAGCGTGATCTTTAGGTGTAGTACGGTTCAGGTTCCATGGTGGTGTGATGTTCATAGCGCTAtgatcatcacacacacacacacacacacacacacacacacacacacacacacacacacacacacaaacagacccttccacacacaacccccacccacacacacacatacacacacacccacacacacgcacacacacatacacacacacacacacacacgcacacacacacacgcacacacacacacgcacacacacacacacacacacacacacacacacacacaaacagaccctcccacacacacacaccccccccacccacacacacacatacacacacacccacacacacgcacacacatacacacacacacacacacacacacacacaaacagaccctcccacacacacacacacacacacacacacacacacacacgcaccaccaTGGTGTCTCTGCATAACACCATGCTGTCATAGAGACCTGCAATGATTAGGCCTAATAATGCAGTGTAGTTGTGTTAGTCTGACAGATGGCCTCACTTTGAAGACACCTGACAACACTGGTGACGTGGCTGTCAGTGTAGGTGTTACTGTACATGTACGTACATCGCATAGCCAACGTGTTTTACTGTATTGATCCTAAAACCTACGTTCATGATATATACTGTCTGTCCGTTGTAACTCTGTGATTGCACTGTAGCCGACCTGCCTACAGTATACTGTGTGCTGTGTCTTCTCGGTCATCTCTTAGTCAAACCCACCCATACTAACTTTAATTTAGATTCTGTGAGTTCActggtctcctctctcccaggggaccacacacacacacacacacacacacacacacacacacacacacacacacacacacacacacacacacacacacacacacacacacagacacacagacacatagacacacacacacacacacacacacacacatacacacacacacacacacacagacacacacacacacacacacagacccacacacacacacacacacacacacacacacacaaacagaccctcccacacacacacacacacacacacacacacacgcacacacacacacacacacacacagcgaaccACCCAGGGAATCCGAGCACGTGTTAAAAATGTACCAGCAACACATTATCAGATAAATAACCTTTCATCAACATATGTCTTCACTCAGCACACTTCCAGTCACTTCacctctttatttaactaggcaagtcagttaagaacaaattcttatttacaatgacagcctacaccgggaCAAACCCTGGACGACCCTGGGCCTATTGTGCACCGACCCTACGGGAGTCCCACTCgcgggccggttgtgatacagcctggattcaaaccagggtgtcggTAGTGACGCcaatagcactgagatgcagtgcctcagaccgctgcgccactcaggacaTGAACTGAATGAAAGACACCCtgtatcccctatatagtgcactactttttaccaatCTCTATGGgcactgatcaaaagtagtgcactatgtagggaatgggaTGCCATTTGGAATACATGTCATAGATTCATTAATTGAATGAGTGAATACGGTCTGTATTGAATAGTGTTTCCCAACCAGGTGcacttggcctatccacaagtGGTACTTGAGAAGACTGAAGAGACCATAGGTTAACTGGTAAAATGCACttgagggggcggcaggtagactagtggttagagcgttggactagttaactgaaaggttgctagatcgaatccctgacctAACAAGCTAAaacaaatctgtcattttgccccttaacaaggcagttaacccactgttcctaggctgtcattgtaaaaaaaaaaataattttaactgactagcctagttaaatataggttacATTTAAAATACTCTGAGCAGAGCAAAATCACAGTTGGTGATACAGTAACTGAAAatagttgggaaccactggagtACTATAGAGCTAGCTGGCGCTCGCTGCACAACACAAATAGCAATCGAATGAGTGTCTGTGTCCAAATAGCAGCGTATATTCCATAGAGTATTAGCCCTGATCaacaatagtgcactacttaggggaTAGGACGCCATTTGTGATACAGCCAGTGTATACATTAAAGGTCCATTTTaattcaatatcaaatcatttctgggtaacaattaactaCCTtcttgtgattgttttcaattaaaatggtcaacaacaacaaacaaaaaaattgcttGTAATCAAAGAGTACATTTTCAGGAATTTTGCTGGGACTGTtttctgagtggggagggggaaactgaaactgtgctgttattggcagagaggtttggaactctctttcttattggtctattcatTAATTTACCATCTTGGGATGTCTCCTGGAAAACCAAAACTCCATTATTCTCATAgggtggaaatatatataaagcacagggaaatcacgtttttgactgcactgggcctttaacgtgagtttagagtacagtagtaaGAGACAAACAGCAACATATTGGCTTCCATGATTTGCTTGTCTTTTAGGAGAGTAGTTTATAGATGGATTACCAAGAGTCAtggtcatggggggggggggggggggttgtaaccCTTAAAGATAAGCTGTAATTCTAAACGTCTAACCATCACATTCTAAGGACAGCTTCACAATAGCACTTCAGAGAAGAGATGTTGGAGGGGGGCGTAGAGGGAGgggcgtgcgtgtgtgagtgcttCACTGTGTGTGCTGGCCTGTGTTTGCGCGTGCgcgcaggtgtgtgtatgtgtgtggcagTGACGTGATTGATAAGACATGAAGGGAGAACAAGAGAAGATTTCTAGTCAATCACCTCTTGTGAATAACCACTTCATAGTTTGTGGATTAAAGCCGTGTCCGAACAAACCAAAGCTCCCGTCCATAACCTTCACATGTAAAACCGGCTTTACTGTGTACAACAACATTCACAACAAACAAAgttcattaaaaaaaaagtatgttttgTGTCTTGAATCAAGGGATAAAGAAAAGCCATCGAAGTCATTTAGCAACCTTCAGGTAGCTGCCAAAATATAGGAGacgcttgagtaaatgagggatacaaagtatattgaaagccgATGCTTCCACAGAGGTGcagttcctgagttaattaagcaatgaacatcccatcatgcatagggtcatgtataaaaatgcccaggtgcccattattttggctaccatgactagaagagatctcagtgactttgaaagaggggtgtcaaaggagcatagggagtgtaaagggtgtgtgtgtgtgtgtgtgtgtgtgtgtgtgtgtgtgtgtgtgtgtgtgtgtgtgtgtgtgtgtgtgtgtgtgtgtgtgtgtgtgtgtgtgtgtgtgtgtgtgtgtgtgtgtgtgtgtgtcacttccctccaacagagttccagacacttctagaatctataccaaggtgcattggcagttacctgtacatactAGGAAATGATAATGATAATTAATAGTGTCCGTTTTAAACCCTTGAATCTGAATCTCCTTGACACAGACTCACTTTTActctctattcccccccccccccccccactctctcgctcctctctttctctctccctctctctgactctctctccacaGGTGCAGGGACTGGAGAAGCAGGTGGCCAAGAACTACCCAGGACTAGACCTGGGTCCAGCAGGCTCAGTGATGAAGACCACATACGGCATAGGGGGTAGAGCCTTGGGCACCGGAGGAGGGAGCGCAGGGGGAGTTAAACCACCCTACCAAACAACCTCCCGCATCTTCTCCCCAGGCATGGACGGGGTCGGCAACCCGCCCATGAAGCCCCCTCTGAAAAGTCCCACCTATAGCTTCCTCAACCCTTACGACTGGGCAAAGAATCAGTCtcttctcctggaccagacaggctATCGTAACAAACGCAAACCATCACTGAAGACGGCTCAGAAGACCAAGAAGATCTTTGGCTGGGGAGATTTCTACTTCAACGTGAAAACCATGAAGTTCAGCCTCTTGGTCACCGGGAAGATCGTGGACCACATCAATGGCACGTTCACCGTCTACTTCCGCCACAACTCGTCCAGTCTCGGTAACGTCTCCGTGAGTATCGTCCCTCCAACTAAAATAGTGGAGTTCGAGGTTCTCCAGCACCATCAACCGGGCCTCCACGCCCAGCTCCACCCTGAGCTTCACACCCAGATCACTCAACAACAGACCCCGCACCAGTCCACCTTCGACCCCAAGGAGGTAAAGACCTTCAACTGCCGGGTGGAGTACGAGAAGACTAACCGCTCCAAGAAACCCAAGCCCTGCCTCTACGACCCGTCTCAGACCTGCTTCTCAGAGCACACTCAGTCCCACGCCGCCTGGCTCTGCGCCAAACCTTTCAAAGTCATCTGTATCTTCATCTCCTTCTTTAGCATCGATTATAAGCTGGTTCAAAAAGTGTGTCCGGACTACAACTTTCAGAGCGAACACCCTTACCTTGGATAAGAGAGGAGCGGGAGAGGAGAAAGTCTGGAGCGTGTTTCGATGGGATCTGTTTAAGCAAAGGGCCAAACGCAGAATCACTCATCTTGATCTCTCGTTTAAACAGAGAATGTGTAGTTATTtgggatgcaaggtgatttgtagatcagtgatcCTGCGCAGTCCGACTGCAATGTGTTGTTGTCTATCTCGAACAGGCACAATGTCAGGACCGATTACTTTTTTTCTGCTCTCAACCTCCCGTTGGATTGTGGATATTATTCAAATGAAGTACTGGTTGTCGACATTATAGATTATATAAATATGGCAGATTTTTTCAACCGATTTACGTAAAAACATTTGTGTTATTTGTCTTTGATTTGAATGTatataatgtaaaaaaaatatatatatacagctcTTAGAAAATGGTTATTGTCAGTGTTAATTCATTTTTGTCTGTTGGAGAAATTGAATTTCAAAACATCAAAACAAGCTTGGATGTATGGACGTTTAAGTTGATGACTTCATATTCTCCCTGGTGATATAAATGTCTCATGCTGTCCTTGTGTAATCTCGGAACCCAGAATCTTGGAACCCGGAACCAAATTTCATGTATGCAACAGTCTGTCACAAGAGACTAGTCTTTGTATGGCATTATAGGTTCTAGAAGGTTTCAGTCTTATTTTTCGAATCCTGGCTACAAGATCATGATTATGGAGTCCTGGAGTTATATGTCTACAATACAATATTGTACACCGTACTGGGATTTATTTCCACattctattatatttgacattcACTTAACACATTTATTAGGCATTGTATGAGGCGAGAGTGTCGTATGAGGCAGAAGCATTGTATGAGGCAGGAGCATTATTGTATTAGGCAAGAGCATTGTATGAGGCATTATATAAGGAAATAAATATTCAACAAATGATAATATCTGATCAGGAATTTATTCAGCTGGGTAATATCAAAACATAACTATTCTATAGGATTTTTCTGTCCAATCAGAATATTGTACATGTAAGTCCAAAGAAATAAAGATCATGGATACCCTTTCAGAGAATGTATGAATGGTTTAATTTGACATTAGGAGAGAAATcgaaaaaaaatcaaataaaggAATCGTAAAGGAATCTTTAGTTTGACATCATGACTttcttcattcaaatcaaatcaaatcaaatcaaatgttatttgtcacctacacatggttagcagatgttaatgttatttgtcacctacacatggttagcagatgttaatgttatttgtcacatacacatggttagcagatgttaatgttatttgtcacctacacatggttaggttaggttaacATGGTTAATTTCCATTCCTATTCCTCTATTCTTATACTATATGTATCACTGtcgggtctctctccctctctctctctctctctctctctcatcatctctctctgtctctctctctctctctcctctctctctctctctctttgtctctctctctctgtatctctcacatgtcatctctctctctctctctctgtctctctctctctcctctctctctctctcNNNNNNNNNNNNNNNNNNNNNNNNNNNNNNNNNNNNNNNNNNNNNNNNNNNNNNNNNNNNNNNNNNNNNNNNNNNNNNNNNNNNNNNNNNNNNNNNNNNNtttctctctctctctctgtgtgtgtgttgtgtctctctcttctctctctgtctctcttctctctctctctctatgtctctctctctctctctctctctctctctctctctctctctgtgtctgtccctctctccctctctgtgtctctctctttctatctccctctctctatatatctatatatctatctatctctctctctctcccccacactctGTCTATCACTGTCTCGAaccctttttgtgtgtgtgtgtgtgtgtgtgtgtgtgtgtgcttgtgtgtgtgtgtgtgtgtgtgtgtggtgtgtgtgtgtgtgtgtgtgtgtgtgtgtgtgtgtgtgtgtgtgtgtgtgtgtgtgtgtgtgtgtgtgtgtgtgttcaataatAAATCAGCCAAGTAAAAAAGAACACAGATAATGCAACACTATCTTTCGTAGCGAGGACAGTGTGTTGATATTGCATTCTCTGTACATATCCACATAGCCAAGGTGAACAGCCTGTGTCCAGGTCCTATGAACTGAAGTGAACCTGACTAGACAAACAGTATCTCCAGCCCTTCAGTCTATAGTGGCATGTTCAGTAGTTTCAGATCATATTTATTTTTTGAAGAATTGTTACAAGCTAGGTAAGCAAACATAGTCTACAAAGGAAGAAGGAGCCCTTGGATGTAAGGCAGTAAGTGTGCATGTCTGATGTAGCCTAGATATTGATATTTCAGTTGAACATGTTTTACAAACAGAAGGATCTTAATCATGTAATATTTGACAAAAAAATTATCACATAACACAAATGACACACCCTCCAAAAGAAGGGAGCAAACCTGCTCTTGTTTTTGATTATTTAACTGATCATTGTTCACACATTTATAACAACAACCAAAAAATTTAGAATTTTATATTTCATAGGACTCTATAAGTTTCACGGCTGATAACGCTTATGAAAAAAATTACGTCACTCTTGTGTAATGCATAAAGACTACAAATCCCAGACACCCTGTCGGCGATGTAAAAATGCAAAGTGCAAGCATCCGCCTcttccactgactgactgatcaacTTCAAAACAGCCTTTTCTAAGCGTGACCCTCTTAGAAAGTGAGGTGGTTAGATTGAACGTTGTTGGCCTTTTGAAATCGTACAAATATGCTGTCGTTGACGTTGAGGCAAATCGCACGGGTGAGTGACTACTTATTAATTTCGCCAACGTTACTCGATGATACAACTCGCTAGCTTCACATCAAATTACAGCAAAATAGCATGCAATGACCAGCCAGGTGGCTAGCTAAAGCAGCCACGTTTGCagctgtatattattattattattattattataatagctAGCTATCTGGTTAGCTTAAAGGCTACTGAACAGTGTGGCAAATCAGGTTGCCAAAGCTAAACTAGCTGGATTGGTATGGTGCAGGTACAGCTAGTTCGCTACGTAGCTAAGCTAATTACCCACGTTAATGTTATCTGACATGACTGGCTGGTTAACTACTGTAGTTAGCTAGGCTATACTCCtgagagaccacacacacacaatgttgtcTGTTTAATGGTTGTGTACACGCGtttaaatgtgtttccatggtttGTGATCATAGGAAAATGAGATGGTCCCAACATGTGTTTTTAGTAAGAGATCAACTTTCACTATCTCCCTCCCAGAGTCCCACGCTTACTTTGCACCACTCTGCACCACTGGGGACAAAGATGCCAGGTAGCTTGGCCAGTTTCCCACGTGTTTGGTTTGACATTAGGAACTAACTGTACCCTTGAGTGATTGATTACCCCTCTAATGTAAGTAACTCTCTCTAATATAGTTAAGCCTAGTTACGCGTAGTTACACGGTATGGATAGTAAACTCGTCAGATGTAAACACTTAGCCTCACATGGTTACTGTTAAACTGGTGAGTGATGCAACAGTGTAGTTGGTTTCATCATTTCAGCTGGTTGGCAAATTATACGGTCACTTTTCTAGCTACATTCATGTAGTTTTGGATAAATTATTTTAAGCTgggaataatttttttttttttatttttttttttttttttatacaaacattTTTAAATATAGTCCTATTTGAATGTAGGAACAATTTGAAATGATGTGAATATGTTTCACGATTTGACAGTAGTTGATTGCTAAAATGTTTGTGGACTTTGATGGCTAAAATGTTAGGGATCCTTTCAGAGGAAGTTTTGTATTGCACAAATTACAAACGTTCTTTACAAACTGAAACTATTTTCCTAGACAGGGCAGTATCTGAAAGCTCAATGTGCAAAATGCAGCTTTTCTGCAAGAACAGTCGACAAATATTAACCCTTCTCAAGGTAGTACTTCTGCAGTTGGCATATAGTCTACCTGTTAATTACACCAGTCAGCTAATAAGGAACCTAATAGCTTGATGTTTATTATGTAAGTGTCAAGATAGTATTTCTGTCTGCATGGGGCTAATACATCAAACTGTCACAACACTTTCAATGGCCAGGCTCCGTATTCACCTTCTCTCACTCTTCAAACAAACATGCAACCGGTTTGTGTATCAGAGGACTGAGCGAGCCGAACACCCGTGAAGTGGCAACCTTCTCAACGTGGATTAGACAAGGAAGTGAGAATCTGTTGTGCAGACAAACTAATGTAGAGCAGCTGATGCAAGGCGGCTCTTTGGGTTAATGTTTCCTATTAATATGACTGAATGGCTTGCATGCTTCTCCTATTGTGCTAATCAGTTATGAATGCATCCTAATGCAATTTCAAAGATCTCACGAGTTGCAGTCTGTATGGTGGCGTGCACTCATGTAGAAATAAGGAGGTGGCCTTAATCACTTTACTGAGGTTTTTAGGTCCAAGGCCGATCATCTCTGAACTACTTACTGTCTGTAATCATATATCTGCCTCCTGGGCTTTCATTTTGCAGGAGTGGCTGTTTTAACTTCAGTAAAGTAGGCCTACCACAAAGTAGTGAATTAGTTATGCATATGTGGCACTAGAAGAAGACTGCCTTGAAGTTTAAATGCAATTCAAAACTGCTCACAGCAGATGTgttctttttgttgttgaaaatcaGTGAAATTGCCATATAGTCTAGACATGGCTAGTTTCAACGAGTTTAGGACTGTAGCTAGGAGTCTGGCCTGTCTGCATTGTTTCTTCATGGCTATACTGTCACGTATCAATCTGCGTCTATAAAGAGCCCCTTGTactattgaacctttatttgacctttatttaactaggcaagtcagttaagaacaaattcttatttacaatgatggcctgggaacagtgggttaactgccttgttcaggggcagaacgacatatttttaaccttgtcagctcggggattcgacctatgaaacctttcggttactagtccaacgctctaaccactaggctaccctgccgcctctacactctaaccactaggctaccctgccgcccatccactctaaccactaggctacctgcccctatATCCTATAACTCTGAGTCCACCGTTTTGACTGGGTTCATATTATTGCCTTCGGAGGAGCCAAAGCTCAAAGCTCGTCGTCGGCCAATGAGCTCAGTGGTCTGTGCACACACCCCTGACCTGTAGCCTCTGTGCACACCCCTCTGTGGCCACTCAAGGCCACTGCAAGGGGGTGAGCTACTGTTAAGACGAGCACAAGCTGAGTACCGCGTAGCCACATGTACAGTCGGTATTAGACTGTAGTTATTTTGAGGATCGTGGTTTTCATTGCGTTTGGAATGGGCTGGATTGTAAAATCTGTGGTTTGTGGAGTCCTTGACTTTGCTTGTTGGCTTTAATTGGCTATAGCCTACATGTGTTAAGCTTTCCATTTTAATATGAAGTATGAACTTACGAGTGAATGTTACAGAGGTCTTAGCCTTATTAGCTCTcggtggggtgggtgggtggggctcccgagtggcacagtggtctaaggcactacatctcagtgctagaggcgtcactacagaccctggtttgattccatgttgtatcacaaccggccgtgatttggagtcccatagtgcggcgcacaattggcccagcgtcgttcggggtttcggggtaggccgtcattgtaaataagaatttgttcttaactgacttgcctatttaaataaaggctaaataaataaataatggcaTTTTAAAGAAACtattaaaaaaattacattttctTGAGCAAAGACTGTTCCTCAGTGAGACAGGAGTGTCAGAATTCCAATCTGGTATCTAGGGAAACAGACACTCACTTTCCGGTGATCCCTAACCTGAAGTTCTGTGTTAGGCTTCAGTGACTGAAAAACACTGCCTTACCAGTATGGTTTCTGCATATTTGAGACATAATGTGTGAGGAAAAGCCACCAGATAGGCAACACAAGTGTTTCATTGTGATGGTCTTTATTTATCTTTTTGAAGTGCTTTGGTAGTTTTTCTGATCTGTTTTCTGAAGAGACAAAGTGATTGGTTGAGATCTGTATTTACTAAACTTTAAAGCAAGTTGTTTTAATAGGCAAGAATTCTGTGTTGCTGCCAATCAACCAGCACCtgataaaaaaattaataataatactGCATGCATAATCTAGAGAGCCTCTCTAAAACTCACCAATGACAAACCAGCATTAACATCACTGTTACTTACGTTTGAAAAACAGAAGTGTTTGCACAGATGCCTACAGGTTAAGCAGCAGACAGGATCCAGTTTGTCTAGCCTAGGCCTACATGTAAACATTGGATGTAGAGAAGGTAACAGATTTGTTCCTTGAACTGCCCTCTCAACTGTCAGTGGCCTATAACAAGGGGTTAACGTCGTTGTGATGTTTTGGAGGCTTTGTACCGCTAGACTGAAGCCCTGCTGATTTGTTCCTGTGACGCCCGTCTCGTCACACACTGGCTGTATCCAGCCAGACCCACTTCACCCTGGCCAGTTTTctcctttttttttctccattggcTCTGTCCGCCTTGTCATCCCAGCTGAATCAGGGGGCAATTTGTAACGGCAGTTCTCCTATTAGTCAGTGACGGGAAGAGAGGGAGCGGCTGTTCTCCTGACTGATACTTCTGCCTTGTTTTACACCCCTCTCTTGCCCTTGTCTCCTCCTCACTCGCT
This sequence is a window from Oncorhynchus kisutch isolate 150728-3 linkage group LG1, Okis_V2, whole genome shotgun sequence. Protein-coding genes within it:
- the LOC109879519 gene encoding neurexophilin-2-like translates to MMKVLVWTIVILAQCVLRKVQGLEKQVAKNYPGLDLGPAGSVMKTTYGIGGRALGTGGGSAGGVKPPYQTTSRIFSPGMDGVGNPPMKPPLKSPTYSFLNPYDWAKNQSLLLDQTGYRNKRKPSLKTAQKTKKIFGWGDFYFNVKTMKFSLLVTGKIVDHINGTFTVYFRHNSSSLGNVSVSIVPPTKIVEFEVLQHHQPGLHAQLHPELHTQITQQQTPHQSTFDPKEVKTFNCRVEYEKTNRSKKPKPCLYDPSQTCFSEHTQSHAAWLCAKPFKVICIFISFFSIDYKLVQKVCPDYNFQSEHPYLG